Proteins encoded in a region of the Macaca mulatta isolate MMU2019108-1 chromosome X, T2T-MMU8v2.0, whole genome shotgun sequence genome:
- the LOC144338533 gene encoding uncharacterized protein LOC144338533, translating into MSGFDWDWGFFSISGEGRKGWKPLPPTTVRAWVSSLGVAERAPVPPTGPFPPRRPRQRRRLAKGPADRQARARGASSILFWSPGGARSNGVSRKGRRPRDRGVTRRVVGDRLGIPGRLPGVSGKVPSRLGLLSSLHRLLVSSCAGRTVGLQRRKRLKFRSSRMSLPVTRRPREQTPHPDIVAGTSGLFSKVAALFSLLTGQENI; encoded by the exons ATGTCGGGATTTGACTGGGATTGG GGGTTCTTTTCCATTtcgggggaagggaggaaagggtgGAAGCCGCTTCCACCCACTACAGTTCGGGCTTGGGTCAGCTCCCTAGGTGTCGCGGAGCGCGCCCCGGTGCCACCGACGGGGCCATTTCCGCCGCGGAGGCCAAGACAGCGCCGCCGGCTCGCGAAGGGTCCAGCTGACCGGCAGGCTCGCGCTCGCGGCGCCAGCTCTATTCTCTTCTGGTCACCAGGGGGCGCCAGAAGCAATGGCGTGTCCCGAAAGGGACGGCGGCCACGTGACAGGGGAGTCACGCGCAGGGTCGTGGGGGACCGCCTGGGGATTCCCGGACGGCTGCCAGGAGTGAGCGGCAAAGTGCCGAGCCGGCTTGGGCTGCTTTCCTCCCTCCACCGCCTGCTCGTTTCGTCGTGCGCGGGCCGGACGGTGGGGCTGCAGCGGCGAAAGCGACTGAAGTTCCGGAGCAGTCGCATGAGCTTACCGGTTACCAGGAGGCCCCgggaacagacacctcacccTGACATTGTGGCAG gaACTTCtggactgttttccaaagtggctgcactgTTTTCTCTCCTCACTG ggcagGAAAACATCTAA